The sequence below is a genomic window from Desulfofalx alkaliphila DSM 12257.
GGGTCAAAATTTTTTAGTAGACAATAATATTATCAGCAAAATTGTCTCCGCCGCAGAAATTACCGATCAGGATCTGGTTGTTGAAATCGGTCCCGGCCTAGGGGTGCTCACAAGTGCTTTAGCCCAGCGGGCCCAAAAGGTTGTGGCCCTGGAGCTTGACAATAAACTGATACCCATACTGGAAGAAACCTTGGCTTCACATAAAAACATTGAAGTGGTGCCCGCTGACGCCATGGAAGTAAACTTTGACCAATTGGTTCATGAAAAAACAAGGGGCAGCTTTGGAGGCGGTGCAAAAGGTTATAAGGTGGTGGCAAATCTGCCCTATTATATAACCACACCCCTGATAATGCATATGCTTACCAATAATTTTAATATCAATAGTATGGTGTTAATGATGCAGCGGGAGGTGGCCCGGCGTTTGGCCGCTGCCCCCGGCAATAAAGATTACGGGTCATTGACGGTGGCCGTTCAGTACTATACCGAAGCCAGTTTGGCCTTTGGTGTACCCCGGACGGTTTTTTATCCACAGCCGGAAGTTGATTCGGCCGTTGTTAAATTGACAAAAAGAAAAAGCCCGGCGGTTGAAGTTGTTGACCAGGAACTTTTTTTCAAGGTGGTAAGGGCCGCCTTTGGTAAAAGGAGAAAAACAATATTAAATGCCCTATCCAGTTCCAATATAGGGGCAACAAAGGAGCAGGTGGACCTCTTGCTGGGTCAATCGGGTATTGATCCAAAACGCCGGGGAGAAACGCTGACCCTGGAGGAGTTTGCACTGTTATCCAATAATTTTTATACCATGGGGATT
It includes:
- the rsmA gene encoding 16S rRNA (adenine(1518)-N(6)/adenine(1519)-N(6))-dimethyltransferase RsmA; this translates as MEERFTVGELTSPKKVREILSRYHFKTRKSLGQNFLVDNNIISKIVSAAEITDQDLVVEIGPGLGVLTSALAQRAQKVVALELDNKLIPILEETLASHKNIEVVPADAMEVNFDQLVHEKTRGSFGGGAKGYKVVANLPYYITTPLIMHMLTNNFNINSMVLMMQREVARRLAAAPGNKDYGSLTVAVQYYTEASLAFGVPRTVFYPQPEVDSAVVKLTKRKSPAVEVVDQELFFKVVRAAFGKRRKTILNALSSSNIGATKEQVDLLLGQSGIDPKRRGETLTLEEFALLSNNFYTMGIF